The following are from one region of the Littorina saxatilis isolate snail1 linkage group LG4, US_GU_Lsax_2.0, whole genome shotgun sequence genome:
- the LOC138965609 gene encoding neurogenic differentiation factor 4-like, translating into MESGQSVKSLKRLNAFDSSCDDNLSREGDLFLGEDTENHNDKFAVFSDESGQEGEEEDVPAKKRRKKTERKVPLTDEDAEKKRVLANSQERGRMNRLNRALFNLRGALPSEFSVSNRRLSKIRTLRLAARYIRALGDMLAEDDAMRERYPFQALPLQQQQQQHQQLQLQQPYFSPPPPPSHPAVTFHQQMFTSPAFLTSPHFLGDRSAGDEGYFSSFNESQRQEAGSFSTHLPPTQESSFQGVPYPSTPSYPHFLSCPPTQSPDEGFVPGNAFSFTSPAGDSSPFPSCGRSWMSSTPTGGYFSGHATMPRALIENEGVCDNAAVKMGFLEATGVGVGVRGDGHSQYRQGGFASPCDFPTSLPRTATSQRVPAWSSQYSSDVAPL; encoded by the coding sequence ATGGAAAGTGGTCAAAGCGTGAAGAGCTTGAAAAGGCTAAACGCCTTCGACAGTAGCTGTGATGATAATCTTTCTCGAGAGGGAGATCTTTTCTTGGGCGAAGACACCGAAaaccacaatgacaaattcGCCGTCTTCTCGGACGAATCCGGCCAAGAAGGCGAAGAAGAAGACGTTCCAGCGAAGAAACGCCGCAAGAAGACCGAACGCAAAGTTCCCCTGACAGACGAAGATGCCGAGAAGAAACGGGTGCTGGCCAACTCCCAGGAGCGAGGCAGGATGAACCGTCTGAACCGAGCCCTCTTCAACCTCCGTGGCGCCCTGCCTTCCGAGTTCTCCGTCTCCAATCGTCGCCTGTCCAAGATTCGAACCCTGCGTCTGGCCGCTCGCTACATCCGTGCCCTTGGCGACATGCTGGCTGAGGATGACGCCATGCGAGAGAGGTACCCGTTCCAAGCCCTCCCtctgcagcaacaacaacagcaacatcagCAGCTGCAGCTGCAGCAGCCGTATTTTTCTCCCCCACCTCCTCCATCCCATCCTGCTGTCACTTTTCATCAGCAGATGTTCACGTCCCCAGCTTTCTTGACGTCTCCGCACTTTCTTGGTGACAGGAGTGCAGGTGACGAAGGCTACTTCTCTTCCTTCAACGAGTCACAGAGACAGGAAGCGGGATCCTTTTCGACACATCTTCCACCAACACAAGAATCGTCCTTCCAGGGTGTGCCCTACCCGTCCACCCCGAGCTATCCTCACTTCCTCTCCTGCCCTCCCACCCAGTCACCTGACGAAGGTTTCGTTCCCGggaatgcgttcagtttcacgTCGCCCGCTGGTGACAGTTCTCCGTTTCCTTCTTGCGGACGTTCCTGGATGTCGTCAACTCCCACGGGTGGCTATTTTTCTGGACACGCCACAATGCCGAGGGCTTTGATTGAAAACGAAGGCGTGTGTGACaatgctgcagtgaagatgggATTTCTGGAGGCGACAGGagtaggggtgggggtgagaggCGACGGACATTCGCAGTACCGGCAGGGAGGATTTGCGTCACCGTGTGACTTCCCCACGTCATTGCCGCGCACAGCGACGTCACAACGGGTACCTGCTTGGTCCTCGCAATATTCGTCTGATGTGGCTCCGTTATAA